One genomic region from Chloroflexota bacterium encodes:
- a CDS encoding MmgE/PrpD family protein has protein sequence MSDPIVDRLTRYAASIDYERLPAEVVHQVKRLVIDSMGCGLAASDADPVRAARDLALGVHGASPATLLGAADTTTPDMAAFVNGTMVRYLDFNDSYNGLDIAHPSDNIPAVLAAAEAHGASGRELIAAVALAYEVQAAWADSFHLQSGGVWDQAAYAAVSAPLGAGVVIGLSTEQLAEALRISVVSSMTLGEARRGTISHWKAAAVPNAGRNGVFAAMLARRGMTGPPEVFTGSYGFFAGVTGEPVELAPLALEDGVDRAFRLMESRFKRFPAGFVSQTAIEGAMEARDALGIAGADDVAHVHIRTFESGKRIMAGDPTRWRPETRETADHSIPYVVACALQFGTVEPAHFEDDVLRDPELLGLVQRIDVVQDPECDAAWPEAILNILTVRTPDGREHTAAVPYYTGHFKKPMSDADVEDKFRRLTTGRLDEPRQRAALDGLWRLDEETGLARLMASLAVA, from the coding sequence ATGTCAGACCCCATCGTCGACCGTCTCACGCGCTACGCCGCCAGCATCGACTACGAGCGCCTGCCCGCCGAGGTCGTCCACCAGGTCAAGCGGCTGGTTATCGACTCCATGGGCTGCGGGCTGGCGGCCAGCGACGCCGACCCGGTGCGCGCGGCCCGCGACCTGGCGCTCGGCGTGCACGGTGCGTCGCCCGCCACGCTGCTCGGCGCCGCCGACACCACCACGCCCGACATGGCCGCCTTCGTGAACGGCACGATGGTGCGCTACCTCGACTTCAACGACTCCTACAACGGCCTGGACATCGCCCACCCCTCGGACAACATCCCCGCCGTGCTCGCCGCCGCCGAGGCGCACGGCGCGTCGGGACGCGAGCTGATCGCCGCCGTCGCCCTCGCCTACGAGGTGCAGGCGGCGTGGGCGGACAGCTTCCATCTCCAGTCGGGCGGCGTCTGGGACCAGGCCGCCTATGCCGCCGTCTCGGCGCCGCTCGGAGCGGGGGTGGTCATCGGCCTCTCGACTGAGCAGCTCGCCGAGGCCCTGCGCATCTCCGTCGTCAGCAGCATGACGCTCGGCGAGGCCCGGCGCGGCACCATCTCCCACTGGAAGGCGGCGGCCGTCCCCAACGCGGGCAGGAACGGCGTCTTCGCGGCCATGCTCGCCCGGCGCGGCATGACGGGCCCGCCCGAGGTGTTCACGGGCTCCTACGGGTTCTTTGCGGGCGTGACCGGCGAGCCCGTCGAACTCGCTCCGCTGGCGCTCGAGGACGGGGTCGACCGAGCGTTCCGGCTCATGGAGTCGCGCTTCAAGCGCTTCCCGGCGGGCTTCGTGTCACAGACGGCAATCGAGGGCGCGATGGAGGCCCGCGACGCGCTCGGCATCGCGGGGGCGGACGACGTTGCTCACGTCCACATCCGCACGTTCGAGAGCGGAAAGCGCATCATGGCCGGCGATCCCACGCGCTGGCGCCCCGAGACGCGCGAGACCGCCGACCACAGCATCCCCTACGTCGTCGCCTGCGCCCTGCAGTTCGGCACCGTCGAGCCCGCGCACTTCGAGGACGACGTGCTGCGCGACCCGGAGCTGCTCGGTCTCGTGCAGCGCATCGACGTCGTGCAGGACCCGGAGTGCGACGCCGCCTGGCCGGAGGCCATCCTCAACATCCTGACCGTCCGCACGCCCGACGGCCGCGAGCACACGGCGGCGGTCCCCTATTACACCGGCCACTTCAAGAAGCCCATGAGCGACGCCGACGTTGAGGACAAGTTCCGGCGCCTCACAACCGGCCGCCTCGACGAGCCCCGCCAGCGCGCAGCCCTCGACGGCCTCTGGCGCCTCGACGAGGAGACCGGCCTCGCGCGGCTCATGGCATCCCTCGCCGTCGCGTAG